The following DNA comes from Nicotiana sylvestris chromosome 10, ASM39365v2, whole genome shotgun sequence.
TACATCTCGATGGCGTGAATTTTTTTGGTGATTTTCTGCCTGAATCTTTTCGCTATCTAACTTCATTGCAGGAACTGTATCTTAGTTCTTGCAATCTCTCGGGGCCGATTCCGAAATCTCTTTGGAATCTCACTCGTATAGAGTATTTGGGCCTTGGAAATAATGATCTTGGAGGACCAATTCCTCTGTTTATAAGTGGACTGCAGAATCTGAAGCTCCTATCGCTATCACGTAACAACCTGAATGGAGAACTACCATCCTGGATATACACGCGTCCATCACTAACTGTTCTAGACTTGAGCGATAACTACTTTTCTGGTAAACTTGAGGATTTCAAGTCCAATTCACTAGAACGGATTTCATTAGGAGGGAATCGGTTGTAAGGCCATCTTCCCATGTCAATTCAAAACCTTGTGAATCTAACACGACTTGATCTTTCATCTAACAATTTTAGTGGCAATGTAGATGTCATCTTCTTTTCAAACCTCAAACAACTTACCAAACTGGATCTTTCATATAATAGTATTTCGCTGACCAATGACAACAACGTCAAGTCTACCTTGCCCGAATCTCTTACAAAAATATACTTGTCCGGTTGTGAAGTAAAAGAACTGGATTTTTTGAGATCGACAAAGAATCTTGGTTTCTTGGATCTTTCATATAACAGTATTGAAGGAACAAATCCTGATTGGGCATGGTCTAATTGGATGCACTCACTATATCACCTTAATCTATCCCACAACATGTTGACAAATATTGaccattttccatcattttttcAACTATATACTCTAGATTTGCGATCCAATTTTCTTCAAGGATCGCTACCTATTCTACCGTCCTTTCTAAGTCTTTTTTTCATATCAAATAATAGTCTCCGTGGGGagatcccttctttcttttgcaaTTTGACATCATTAAGAGTTTTAGACTTGGCAAGAAACAATTTGAAGGGAGCAATTCCACAATGTTTGGGTAACATGAGTTACGAACTTGAGGTTTTAGATATGCAACACAATTTTCTTTCTGGGAATCTCCAAACAAATTTTAGTGTTGGAAGTGGACTGAAAAGCTTCAACTTGCATGGCAATAAGCTAGAGGGAAAAATCCCAAAATCCTTAGCCAATTGCAGAGAGTTGGAAGTTCTCGATTTGGGAAACAATCACCTCAATGACACATTCCCTATGTGGCTAGGAACACTTCCGCAGTTACAAGTTTTAAGCTTGAGATCCAATAAATTGCATGGACCCATCAGAGCTTCAAGGATGAAAAACTTGTTTCCTCAGCTTCAAATATTGGATATCTCTTGCAATGCATTTACAACAGAGTTGCCAACAAGTCTCTTTCATCATTTGAAAGCCATGATGAGAATTGATCAAACAATGGAGCCACTAAGTGATGATAGATATTATGAGGACTCAGTAACTGTGGTAACAAAGGGAATGGAGCTTGAAGTAGTGAGAATCTTGTATTTGTACACCACTATGGATCTTTCAAACAATAAATTTGAAGGACAAATTCCAAGTATTATGGGAGATCTCATTGCACTTCGTGTGTTGAACTTATCTCATAATGGATTGCAAGGTCATATACCGAAATTACTTGGAAATTTATTTGTAGTTGAATCATTGGACCTTTCATTTAACCAGCTTTCAGGAGAGATACCACAACAACTTGCTTCTGTTACGTCTCTTTCATTCTTAAATCTCTCGCACAATCATCTCCAAGGATGCATTCCTCAAGGACCTCAATTCCATACCTTTATGAATAACTCATACGAAGATAATGATGAATTGCGTGGATTCCCAGTTTCGGAAGGTTGTGGAAGTAGCAGGATTCCCGAGACAAACAACACAACACGCGTTTTGGATGAAGAAAGCACTTCTGAATTTCTCAATGATTTTTGGAAAGCTGCTCTTATGGGATATGGAAGTGGACTAATTATTGGATTATCCATTGCATATATCATACTTTCAGCTCGAAATCCGAATTGGCTTTCTTGGATTGTTGAAGAACTAGAGCACAAAATCACCATGAGAAGGCGAAAGAAGCAGCGAGGCCAAAGGCATCACAGAAGAAGAAATAATGGTGTCTAGACAAGTTCCAGTAGCTCTTTTGTTCTTAATTATAACTTTTGAGTTACAAAAAGTAGACAGCAGATCTAAAATATTGTGATCTATGTAATTCTTGTTAGTTCACTAGATGGTCCTTACAAAATAGGTAAATGTTTTCTGCTCTGAGTATTTGCTTCTTGTGGAATTAGGTTGGTAAAGATAAACAGGTGTTACAAGGAGCTTATAAAGTGCTATGTATCTATTGATCATTGCTTCTGCGCTCCATAGTTGTTGGATCTTGAGTGATCTTCCTATTTAAAGTCAACATTCAGCTCCTTCATGTGAATTAGTAACACTCAAGGAAGAACCGCCCTGGCTTAATGTAATGCGTACGCCGTGTCTGCTTGTGATGGTCACAGAATATATTTTGTTTCAGTTCACAGAATATATTGTGTTTCAGAATATATTATTTTCTGGTGTATGAGTGTTTCAACTATAGAAGGGCCAACTGATGTTCTACCTTTAAGATAGTTGAAGTATGAAGACTATACTTGCCAAAGAGAAATGAGTACAAGGCTATGCCGAAGTTATTTAGGATACATTCGGAGGGATAGAATCAGAAGGGAAGGAGAGGACACTAATGGTACTACTACTAATTTATTGTGCTTAAAATATGCTATCGTTGCCTTTTCTTTTCGTCCCTTTACATTGCGAGTACCAAAGCATAAAAGCTTGATGCTCTAGAGCATTTTACTCCTCTGATGGAGAGGTTATGATATCTCTGGAATCCAAGCAGAACAGCTATTCATCTATAACAGGAATTAATTATGATGAAAGGAGAGGTTTGCAATTTGACATTATTAACAGTTCTTGATTTGGCAAGAAACAATCTGAAAGGAGCAATTCCACAATGTTTGGGTAACCTGAGTGACTACCTCCAGGTTTTGGATATGCAGCACAATAGTCTTTCTGGGAATCTCCAAATAACTTTAAGAGTTGGAAGTGGACTTAAAAGTTTCAACTTGCATGGCAATAAGCTAGAAGGAAAAATCCCAAAATCTTTAGCCAATTGCAAGGAGTTGGAAGTTCTTGATTTGGGAAACAATCACCTCAATGACACATTTCCTATGTGGTTGGGGACTCTTCCAAAGCTACGAGTTTTAAGCTTGAGATTCAATAAACTGCATGGACCCATTAGAGCTTCAAGGACGAAAAACTTGTTTCCTCAGCTTCAGATATTGGATCTCTCTTGCAATGCATTTACAGCAGAGTTACCAACAAATCTTTTTCATCATTTCAAAGCCATGATGAGAACTAATCAAACAAAGAAGGCACCAAGAGTTGGATATTACGAAGACTCAGTAGTTGTTGTGACAAAGGGACAGGAGCGTGAAGTTGTGAGAATCTTATCTTTGTACACCACTATCGATCTTTCAAGTAACAAATTTGAAGGAAATATTCCTATTCTTCTGGGAGATCTTATTGCACTTCGTGtgttgaatttgtctcataatagATTGCAAGGTGATATACCATCATCACTTGGAAATTTATCTCTAGTGGAAACATTAGACCTTAAATATAACCAACTTTCGGGAGAGATACCAAAACAACTTGCTTCTCTTACATCTCTTGCAATCTTAAATCTCTCCCATAATCATCTCCAAGGATGCATTCCTCAAGGACCTCAATTCCATACCTTTGAGAATAACTCATACGAAGGTAATGATGGATTGCATGGTTTCCCTGTTTCGGAAGGTTGTGGAAGTAGCAGGATTCCAGAGACAAACAACACAACACGCGTTTTGGATGAAGAAAGCACTTCTGAATTTCTCAATGATTTTTGGAAAGCTGCTCTTATGGGATATGGAAGTGGACTAGTTATTGGATTATCCATTGCATATATCATGCTTTCAGCTCGAAATCCCAATTGGCTTTCTTGGATTGTTGAAGAACTAGAACACAAAATCGCCATGAGAAGGCGAAAGAAGAAGCGGGGCCAAAGGCGTCACAGAAGAAGAAATAATGGTGTCTAGACAAGTTCCAGTCGTCCAATATGTAATTTCAGATATATATTCATATTAAGCTCTAtctctgattttttttcttaGTTTATACTAACTGGTATTTcaagaggtcacgggttcgaatAGTGGAAATATCCTCTTTCAAAAAtatagggtaaggctgcgtataatagacccttgtggtcaggCCCTTCCCCGGACCTTGCGCATAGCGAGAGCTTAGTACATCAGACTATCTTTTTATATTAACTGGTATTGTAGTCTTCATTTGGATATATCTTGATTTATTAGCTTGGTAAGTGTATCTTTATTAATGCTTGAgaattgaaattgtttatttTGTATCTGACTTCATTTTAACTTGTATGAATTAAATGTAGGCAAAGAATGTGTCCAATTGAAATAGCAGGTGAATGAGAAAAGACTTTGTACTACAGATGTTTTCAACAGCAAATGCCACAAGGAACATGAAGATTAATACATGCTtttgaattattatttttttgttctGTAAATGTTGctgtcattttttctttttcttttgtttttaaataGAAAAATGAGAATAAATTCTAGTGCTTACTTACCGTACGATTACGTCTATTGTTTAAAGGTGCATTTTTCGTACTAAGTAATTTTAGAAAGGTTACAATTGCTTTTTATCTTTTttcaacacaaaacaaaaaaagtatttttattttaacaacACTGCAAAATAATTATATGGCCTAAAGGGAAAAAAAAGAATAGGAAATagcagaagatgaagatgagagaAATCTTGTGAAGCTAAGTAGATAAAGATTAAAAGCAATATATTTATCAGTTTTTATAGTTTGTAAAATTTCAAACTACGATTTAaacataatttatatatataccggagataattctttctcttttcgttttaaatatttgaTACCATTTTGAAAGCTAATTTTCAAATTTGATACCGAATTattttcagtctgttatctcatgtattcgagacaaacagttttatatttctttcaaacggttgtgtttagtattcttagaagttcgtgagtattgtgacaccagttctggggtAGAGGTTTATGTTGAATTTCCGTATTTCATTTAGTTTATTTAACTAAGTCTTCCGCCCATTTAATTTATTCCGCTGcatttatattattattgttaaattgttaaaagaagaaTTTTGATAACGAAAGAGGCAGATaagagttggcttgcctagctcctattagtaggtgccatcacgactcccgatggtgagaaattcgggtcgtgacataacACGTAAGAAAGGCTTAACCTTTCagcaaaaacaacaaaagaaaaacaacaacaacaacaacaacaacaataatgacGCAATAAAATtccacaaaagaaaaaaaaaattaacaacaCTGAGTAATAATTATATGGCTCTAAGGGAAAAAAAGAATAGGAAATAGCAGAATATGAAGATGAGAGAAATCTTGTGAAAGTGAGTTGATAAAGATTAAAAGCAATATATTTGCAATTTTTATCATTTGTGAAATTTCAAAAACAGTTTAAAGCATAATGTCTATGCATATGAGAGATAATTCTTTTACTTTTTGTCGTTTTAAATATTAAACACCATTTTGATTACTATATTatactctctcttttcttaaataaAGTGAAATAGATCCACTTATTAAATGTATTTtataaaacttcaaatttccaattaaTATTTAGTTGTTTTCAATTTATTTTAAGGGCTAGGATATGATAATAGAATAATTAGACCTTAATTAGCTGTAGAAAATAATTAGACTTGACCGATTCATCCAGCTAAGGACGAGAGAAACCAGACTCATAACAAGTTGCCTACGTTATCTTGATCCAAGGTCAGTATCAACTAAGTTCTATTCACGCTGTATAGTTTCAAGTTAGTTCCATTAATTATACAACACAGAATTGAGGATAGGTCTTTTTGTCCTCATTATATTTGGTAGAATTTTTGGCTAAGTCCTTTTATATATTTGTttatatttatttcaattgtgatAAAATCCTTCTACTTATTGTGGGTTACCAACAAAGGAGAAAAAGTATTTTAACAATTAGAAAATTACTGCATTAACCTAAAAGGGCAAAGTCTAACATCAAATTAACAATATGGTCAGTTTGAACATTTTCTTTCACAATATGTTTCCATGGAAAGACTTGTGCATTGACTTAAAATATCTTACAATTTATTTTGGAAGAATATGTTTCTTTCACtaaaattgctaaatttgatgtGGAAAAAGGAACAAGTTGCCCCAAATCCACGGCAATTAAAGTAAATAATATTTTCTACAATAAGAAAAAGAATTATGTTCATTTAGAAACTTGATGTTTACATCATATCATATGCACTTATCATAGTTAAGAATGATAAATTAATCTAAAAACACATATTAAGTGAATCATGCTTAAGTGATCTTTGGAGATATTATTAGCTGGGAATCAAAGACTATCGGTGAAAGgttaagtaggcgtttggacataaaagttataattttttaaaaaaagtagcATTTGAAGTAAAGTTAAAAAGTGATATTTGAAATTATATTTCGATatgcatttcacttgaaaaaTATTTCAGTTTTGTGAatgaacaaaaaaaattaaaaattttgaaaactcattttcgaaataaataaaaaacttgtaaaatttcatggacaaacacattttgaaagaaaaaaataaaaaagaaaattgtttttgtGGACAGACTGGTCGTATGCGAACTGGTCCTAATATTGCAAAAACAATATCATAAAATTGATTTTATCAATTACCACTTATTAAATTgtttaataaaaaattattttctaatgaATATTTAGCCCTTAATTAATTGCAGAAAATAAGCTTATTATATTTTTGTAGCTTTCATTTAACATTTCCATGGAAAAACTTGTGCATTACTTACTATCTATCACTCATTTGGAATTGTCCCTCTCTTTCCTTCTTCACTAAAGATGCTATATATGAAATAGGAAGGTCCAAACATGTGCATTGACTGGAGCAATATATGGTCTGTTCCACAATTACTAATGAGTAAAATCAAAGTGAAACATCAACTTGAAAAAGTTTGTCCCTTGTAACTTTCGTTTGAATTTTTCATCGAAAGACTTGTTCACTGACTTGaactaaacaacaacaataatactAATTCGGTAAAATTTCACTAGTGGAATCTGTGGAGGGTAGAgcgtacgcagactttacccgtACCCAGAGGCGGACCCCGGAATTTAATACGATGGGGGCACATTATTCTGTTCAATCAATGCCCCCTAAAGGCTTTTAGGGTTAATGGTGTCAAGTAATTTAAATTAATCATTTTCAAGGTATACTCATATACATACACAAGATTTTTGCCGAAGTATAGGGGGTCCGGTGGCCCCTTAACCTAAGGCATAGGTCTGCCTCTGCCCCTACCCCAAGGGTTAGATAGACCATCGACTCAAGCAGACGAAAAAGACAATATAGCGGTACCAACAACAGAAAGCATAGAAATAATAATAGAatcaaaagtaccaaaaaatAGATGAAAAACAATTACAGTAACACGTAAGAAAGGCTTGACCATTCAGCAACAACAACACCAACAATAATGACGTAATAAAATCccacaaaagaaaaaaagtatttttattttaacaacACTGAGAAATAATTATATGGcattaaggaaaaaaaagaatAGGAAATAGCAGAATATGAAGATGAGAGAAATCTTGTGAAAGTGAGTAGATAAAGATTAAAAGCAATATATTTGCCATTTTTATCATTTGTGAAATTTTAAAAACAGTTTAAAGCATAATGTCTATGTATATTAGAGATAATTCTTATACTTTTTGTCCTTTTAAATATTAAACACCATTTTGATTACTATATTatactcttttttttcttaaataaagtGAAATAGATTCCACTTATTAAATGTATTTtataaaacttcaaatttccaattaaTATTTAGTTGTTTTCAATTTATTTTAAGGGCTAGGATATGATAATAGAATAATTAGACCTTAATTAGCTGTAAAAAATAAGCTTATTATATTTTGTAATGAATATTTAGACTTTAATTAACTGCAGAAAATAAGCTTATTATATTTTCTAATGAATATTTAGCCCTTAATTAACTGCAGAAAATAAACTTATTATATTTTTGTAGCTTTCATTTAACATTTCTATGGAAAGACTTGTGCATTGACTTACTATGTCACTCATTTGGAATTGTTCATTTCTGTTCAACAATTATTAATGACTAAGAAAAAGTTTGTCCCTTGTAGCATTCATATGAAATTTTCATGGAAAGACTTCTGCACTGACTTGAACCAAACATCAGGTTATGTATTTCTTGTTTTAGTAATTAGATAAATATTGTTACCCTAGTGATTGAAGTTATAAAATTCAAGAATTTCACTTTTTCTTAACATTAAACCAATTACGTATTTGtctatttgaaaaagaaaaaaaacaggcCCTGCATATGATTCTTGTGAATTGCGCTTATGGAAGGCTTgtaagaaggaaaatattttggatttttgagtttccTCGAAGAGGACttataaaagaaaataatttggaTTTGGAATTTGATGTATTAAAGGAAAGACTTCAAAGTAAATGATAGAAgacaatatatatacattttgattttttatttttgaattttcttggaaaTGAACTTTTTATAAAGATCTTCGGTTAACTGTGATCCAAGTGGCCAGATTTGACCGATTCGTCCAGCTAAGGACGAGAGAAACCGGACCCATAACAATTTGCCTACTTATCTTGACCCAAGTCAAGTATCAACTAAGTTCTATTCACGCTGTATAGCTTCAAGTTAGTTCCATTAATTATACAGCACAGAATTAAGGATATGTCTTTTTGTTCTCGTTATATTTGGTAGAATTTTTGGCTGAGTCCTTTTATATAGTTGGttatatttatttcaattgtgatAAAATCCTTCTACTTATTGTGGGTTACCAACAAAGGAGAAAAGTATTGTAACAATTAGAAAATTACTGCATTAACCTAAAAGGGCAAAGTCTAACATCAAATTCACAAGTTTTTGAAATAAAACTGAATATTTTActataaaaataaatcaaaaacatAAATTTTATTTGTGGTCAGCTTGTGCCCAATTCCCACGTCCAAGTGTTTTAATCAACAGCCATAAGAAAATATGGCCACTTAAACAATGTTCGTCAAAATATCTTACAATTTATTTTGGAACTATATGTTTCTTTCACTAATCTATAACAACCACACAAAATTAAATAAACTTATCTaaatgggaaaaagaaaaaaaaacagctCTTTATCATAAATTGAAAAATGCTCACTTATTCTCATCAAACAGTAGCAACAACTTTGACAAGTCAAAGAAAACTATAATCTTATATATTTGTGCATAGGCTTATTCTTAAATTCTGCAACCAACTTTTATGCAAACATGGGCAACAAACAACTCTCAGTTGTGCTCTTTGTCTTTCTCTGTCATGAACTTGCTTTCTCTTCATCCACATTACCTCAATTGTGCAACAAAGATCAAAGTATTTCCCTTCTAAAATTCAAGCAGACTCTTACTGTCGAtccttataatccttataatccttataatgcTTCTTCTTCCTGTGGTTACCTTAATCACAATCCTTATCCGAAAACAAGTACATGGAATATGAGCAGAGATTGCTGCTTATGGGATGGCGTGATATGCGATGAGTTTACTGGCCATGTCATTGAGCTTGATCTCAGTTGCAGCAATCTAGTAGGGAAGTTTGATTCTAACAGCAGCCTATTCCAGCTCTCTCACCTCCAAAAGCTTAACCTTTCTTTCAATGACTTCTATCCTTCGGAAATCTCACCTCTATTTGGCAGGTTTTCGCACTTGACGCATCTTGATCtttcgcactcatatttcacagGTCAAATTCCTTCTGAAATCTCTCATCTGTCAAAGTTACAGTCTCTTTATTTATCAGGCAGCGAGCTCAGTGTTGGACCTTACAATTTCAAATTGCTTCTTCAGAATTTGGCCCAATTAAGAGAGCTTGATCTTACTTTTGTAAGAATCTCTTCCACCATTCCTCCAAATATCTCTTCTCATATAAGAACACTATCGCTAGACTATACAGGATTGCATGGGGCCTTACCTGAGAGTATTTTTCACTTGCCAAACTTGCAAGTTCTGAACTTAGGTTTTAATAATCAGCTCAGTGGTTATTTTCCAAAGACCAAATGGAACAGCAGTGCATCTCTCAGGGTGTTAGATCTCTCTGAAGTGAATTTTTATGGTGATTTTCTACCTGAATCTTTTGGCTATCTAACTTCATTGCAGAGTTTGTATCTTAGTTCTTGCAATCTCTCGGGGCCGATCCCGGAATCTCTTTGGAATCTCACTCGTATAGAGTATATGGACCTTCATTCTAACGATCTTGGAGGACCAATTCCTCTGTTTATAAGTGGACTGCCGAATATGAAGTTCCTATCGCTATCAAGTAACAACCTGAATGGAGAAATACCATCTTGGATATACACGCTTCCATCACTAACTACACTAGACTTGAGCTATAACTACTTTTCTGGTCCACTTGAGGATTTCAAGTCCAATTCACTAGAATGGATTGCATTAGGAGGGAACCGGTTGCAAGGCCATCTTCCCATGTCAATTCAAAACCTTGTGAATCTAACAGAACTTGATCTTCCATCTAACAATTTTAGTGGCAATGTAGACATCAGCTTATTTTCAAACCTCAAACAACTTAACTTGTTGAATCTTTCACATAATAGTATTTCAATTATCAATGACAACAACATCAAGTCTACCTTGCCCGAATCTCTTACAAAAATATACTTGTCtggttgtgaagtaaaagaaCTGGATTTTTTGAGATCAGCAAAGAATCTTGTTTCTTTGGATCTTTCAAATAACAATATTGAAGGAAAAATTCCTGATTGGGCATGGTCTAATTGGATGCACTCACTAGCTTATCTTAATCTATCCCACAACATGTTGACAAGAATTGaccattttctatcatttttacaaCTAGATACTCTAGATTTGCGATCCAATTTTCTTCAAGGATCCCTACCTATTCTACCGTCCTCTCTAATATTTTTTTTCATATCAAATAATAGTCTCGGTGGGGagatcccttctttcttttgcaaTTTGACATTATTAAGAGTTTTAGACTTGGCAAGAAATAATTTGACAGGAGCAATTCCACAATGTTTGGGTAACTTGAGTTACGGTCTTGAGGTTTTAGATATGCAACACAATTTTCTTTCTGGGAATCTCCAAACAACTTTTAGAGTTGGAAGTAGACTGACAAGCTTCAACTTGCATGGCAATAAGCTAGCGGGAAAAATCCCAAAATCTTTAGCCAATTGCAAAGAGTTGGAAGTTCTCGATTTGGGAAATAATCACCTCAATGACACATTCCCTATGTGGCTGGGAACACTTCCGCGGTTACAAGTTTTAAGCTTGAGATCCAATAAATTGCATGGACCCATCAGAGCTTCAAGGACTAAAAACTTATTTCCTCGTCTTCAGATATTGGATCTCTCTTGCAATGCATTTATAGCAGAGTTGCCAACAAGtctttttcaacatttcaaagcCATGATGAGAACTAATCAAACAAAGAAGGCATTAGGAGATGAATATTACGAAGACTCGGTAGTTGTTGTGACAAAGGGACTGGAGCTTGATGTTGTGAGAATCTTGTCTTTGTACACCACTATCGATCTTTCAAGTAACAAATTTGAAGGACATATTCCTTGTCTTCTGGGAGATCTCATTGCACTGCGTGtgttgaatttgtctcataatagATTGCAAGGTGATATACCATCATCACTCGGAAATTTATCTCTGGTGGAAACATTGGACCTTAAATATAACCAGCTTTCTGGAAAGATACCAAAACAACTTGCTTCTCTTACGTATCTTGAATTCTTAAATCTCTCCCACAATCATCTCCAAGGATGCATTCCTCAAGGACCTCAATCACATACCTTTATGAGTAGCTCATACGAAGATAATGATGGATTGCGTGGATTCCCAGTTTCGGAAGGTTGTGGAAATAGCAGGATTCCCGAGTCAAGCAATACAACACGCGTTTTGGATGAAGAAAGCACTTCTGAATTTCTCAGTGATTTTTGGAAAGCTGCTCTTATCGGATATGGAAGTGGACTAGTTATTGGATTATCCATTTCATATATCATGCTTTCAGCTCGAAATCCGAATTGGCTTTCTTGGATTGTTGAAGAACTAGAACACAAAATCACAATGAGAAGGCAAAAGAAGCAGCGAGGCCAAACGCattacagaagaagaagaagaagaagaagaagaagaagaaataatgGTGCCTAGACAAGTTCCAGTCGTCCAATATGTAATTTTAGGTATATATTCATATTAATCTCTATATCTGATATTTTTTCTAAGTTTATATTAACTGGTATTCCAGAGGGTCACGGGTTCGAGTCgtgaaaacagcctcttgcagaaatgtagagtaagactgcgtacaatagacccttatggTTTGGCCCTTCCCCATACCCTCTGCATAGCGGAGATGTGCACCAGACTGGTATTGTATGTCTTCATTTGAATATACCTTGCTTTGTTAGACTAATATCTTTATTAATGCATGAGAATTGAGATTATTTATTTTGTATCTGACATTCACTTTAACTTGTATGAATTAAATATAGGCAAAGAATATGTCCAGTTGAAATACCAGGAGAATGGGAAAAGACTCTGTACTATAGATGTTTCCAGCATCAAATGCCACAAGGAACATGAAGATTAATAGATGCTTCTGAAATTCTTTTTTGTGCTGTAAATGTTGctataattgttttttttttgttttggaaaATAGAGAAAACCGAATAAATTCTAGTATTTATTATCGTACGATTTAAGTATATCGTTTATAACGTGCATTTTT
Coding sequences within:
- the LOC104244978 gene encoding receptor-like protein Cf-9 homolog, with product MMKGEVCNLTLLTVLDLARNNLKGAIPQCLGNLSDYLQVLDMQHNSLSGNLQITLRVGSGLKSFNLHGNKLEGKIPKSLANCKELEVLDLGNNHLNDTFPMWLGTLPKLRVLSLRFNKLHGPIRASRTKNLFPQLQILDLSCNAFTAELPTNLFHHFKAMMRTNQTKKAPRVGYYEDSVVVVTKGQEREVVRILSLYTTIDLSSNKFEGNIPILLGDLIALRVLNLSHNRLQGDIPSSLGNLSLVETLDLKYNQLSGEIPKQLASLTSLAILNLSHNHLQGCIPQGPQFHTFENNSYEGNDGLHGFPVSEGCGSSRIPETNNTTRVLDEESTSEFLNDFWKAALMGYGSGLVIGLSIAYIMLSARNPNWLSWIVEELEHKIAMRRRKKKRGQRRHRRRNNGV
- the LOC104244979 gene encoding receptor-like protein Cf-9 homolog; this translates as MSIQNLVNLTRLDLSSNNFSGNVDVIFFSNLKQLTKLDLSYNSISLTNDNNVKSTLPESLTKIYLSGCEVKELDFLRSTKNLGFLDLSYNSIEGTNPDWAWSNWMHSLYHLNLSHNMLTNIDHFPSFFQLYTLDLRSNFLQGSLPILPSFLSLFFISNNSLRGEIPSFFCNLTSLRVLDLARNNLKGAIPQCLGNMSYELEVLDMQHNFLSGNLQTNFSVGSGLKSFNLHGNKLEGKIPKSLANCRELEVLDLGNNHLNDTFPMWLGTLPQLQVLSLRSNKLHGPIRASRMKNLFPQLQILDISCNAFTTELPTSLFHHLKAMMRIDQTMEPLSDDRYYEDSVTVVTKGMELEVVRILYLYTTMDLSNNKFEGQIPSIMGDLIALRVLNLSHNGLQGHIPKLLGNLFVVESLDLSFNQLSGEIPQQLASVTSLSFLNLSHNHLQGCIPQGPQFHTFMNNSYEDNDELRGFPVSEGCGSSRIPETNNTTRVLDEESTSEFLNDFWKAALMGYGSGLIIGLSIAYIILSARNPNWLSWIVEELEHKITMRRRKKQRGQRHHRRRNNGV
- the LOC104244977 gene encoding receptor-like protein Cf-9 homolog, which encodes MGNKQLSVVLFVFLCHELAFSSSTLPQLCNKDQSISLLKFKQTLTVDPYNPYNPYNASSSCGYLNHNPYPKTSTWNMSRDCCLWDGVICDEFTGHVIELDLSCSNLVGKFDSNSSLFQLSHLQKLNLSFNDFYPSEISPLFGRFSHLTHLDLSHSYFTGQIPSEISHLSKLQSLYLSGSELSVGPYNFKLLLQNLAQLRELDLTFVRISSTIPPNISSHIRTLSLDYTGLHGALPESIFHLPNLQVLNLGFNNQLSGYFPKTKWNSSASLRVLDLSEVNFYGDFLPESFGYLTSLQSLYLSSCNLSGPIPESLWNLTRIEYMDLHSNDLGGPIPLFISGLPNMKFLSLSSNNLNGEIPSWIYTLPSLTTLDLSYNYFSGPLEDFKSNSLEWIALGGNRLQGHLPMSIQNLVNLTELDLPSNNFSGNVDISLFSNLKQLNLLNLSHNSISIINDNNIKSTLPESLTKIYLSGCEVKELDFLRSAKNLVSLDLSNNNIEGKIPDWAWSNWMHSLAYLNLSHNMLTRIDHFLSFLQLDTLDLRSNFLQGSLPILPSSLIFFFISNNSLGGEIPSFFCNLTLLRVLDLARNNLTGAIPQCLGNLSYGLEVLDMQHNFLSGNLQTTFRVGSRLTSFNLHGNKLAGKIPKSLANCKELEVLDLGNNHLNDTFPMWLGTLPRLQVLSLRSNKLHGPIRASRTKNLFPRLQILDLSCNAFIAELPTSLFQHFKAMMRTNQTKKALGDEYYEDSVVVVTKGLELDVVRILSLYTTIDLSSNKFEGHIPCLLGDLIALRVLNLSHNRLQGDIPSSLGNLSLVETLDLKYNQLSGKIPKQLASLTYLEFLNLSHNHLQGCIPQGPQSHTFMSSSYEDNDGLRGFPVSEGCGNSRIPESSNTTRVLDEESTSEFLSDFWKAALIGYGSGLVIGLSISYIMLSARNPNWLSWIVEELEHKITMRRQKKQRGQTHYRRRRRRRRRRRNNGA